One window from the genome of Thermodesulfobacteriota bacterium encodes:
- a CDS encoding hemolysin family protein: MSLEIVIAIILCSLALQAFFSGSEIALISCDKVKMRSLAENGSKSAALVLSAYDQIERFLSTTLVGINLSLITSTIVLTFYIHEKYGQGGELYTVLILSPIIIIFGQIVPKAVFQKRRNTIVLYAIYPLWIASKIFFPILIFVNIFTKKLLTLIGKTETSFITREELIDVIEGDGSAPTVDYKERIIKRIFRFSETTVDEIMIPLIQVRALSEDSKVGDAIRLIKETGHSRIPIYSERVDNITGMLHSFYLLGADPNDTLKTHAQPPFYVPESKPVDELLDEMKEGKAGMAVVVDEYGGAVGAITLEDILEEVVGEIEDEYDRGIKLWRKTGDEDYLINPKIEIEALNDDLGLGIPDSDDYETLGGFLLAEVGSIPKTGDKVKHSNYTFTVTKATSRAIEEVKLKVKKST, from the coding sequence ATGTCGCTTGAGATAGTTATAGCTATAATATTATGTTCACTTGCACTTCAGGCATTTTTTTCAGGCTCTGAGATTGCCCTTATTTCCTGTGATAAGGTTAAAATGCGCTCGCTCGCCGAAAATGGTTCTAAAAGTGCAGCACTTGTGCTAAGCGCCTATGATCAGATAGAGCGTTTCTTAAGCACGACACTGGTCGGGATAAACCTATCACTAATTACAAGTACAATTGTGCTTACGTTCTATATTCACGAGAAATATGGACAAGGCGGAGAGCTGTATACAGTATTAATCTTGTCTCCAATAATTATCATTTTTGGACAGATAGTGCCAAAGGCTGTATTCCAGAAAAGAAGAAATACTATAGTTCTTTATGCTATATATCCACTTTGGATAGCATCGAAGATTTTTTTCCCGATATTAATATTTGTAAATATTTTTACTAAAAAGCTGCTAACTCTAATCGGGAAAACAGAAACTTCATTTATTACCAGAGAAGAGCTCATAGACGTTATCGAAGGGGACGGCAGCGCTCCTACAGTGGATTATAAAGAGAGAATTATAAAGCGCATATTTAGGTTCTCCGAGACCACTGTGGATGAAATCATGATCCCTCTTATTCAGGTAAGAGCGCTTAGTGAGGATTCTAAGGTAGGCGATGCCATAAGACTCATTAAAGAGACCGGACACTCAAGAATCCCAATATACTCCGAGCGAGTTGATAACATTACGGGAATGCTTCATTCATTTTATCTGTTAGGCGCTGACCCCAACGATACTCTTAAGACCCATGCTCAGCCGCCTTTTTATGTCCCCGAGTCAAAACCGGTTGACGAGTTATTGGATGAGATGAAAGAAGGTAAGGCCGGTATGGCTGTGGTAGTGGATGAGTACGGCGGCGCGGTGGGCGCAATAACACTTGAAGATATTTTAGAAGAAGTTGTTGGTGAGATTGAGGATGAGTATGACAGGGGAATAAAGCTCTGGAGAAAAACAGGGGATGAGGATTATCTTATCAATCCGAAAATAGAGATAGAAGCACTTAATGATGATCTTGGATTAGGAATTCCGGATAGCGATGATTATGAAACACTCGGCGGGTTTTTACTTGCGGAAGTAGGCTCTATACCAAAGACAGGCGATAAAGTTAAACACTCCAACTACACCTTTACTGTTACAAAGGCAACCTCTAGAGCGATTGAAGAAGTAAAACTTAAGGTTAAAAAATCCACTTAG
- a CDS encoding hemolysin family protein — protein sequence MDDISISYNLFLIILLLFLSGFFCIAEGALFSLGRHQLDRLRKEGTKSSKLIDKLLLDPYKLIITILFADEVVNIAYTSVIGLTVNAILINYSEQTIMLASVAVASPTLLLLGEIGPKTLGVKYPRIIATAVSYPLHLFHVLITPIRWVLMVASIGFTRVLGGKIEPEQKEKFSPEEVKTLVGIGSEEGVITDIERKLVGSLFKLEDVPAHKIMTPSIDCFLLPADLSRTDALYEIKKRGFSRTPVYKDSKDNIVGVLYAKDLLSFELSEEKTIKKLLKPPYFIPRTKVAFDLLKEFQQQRIHIAIVVDEYGRFDGIVTMEDLLEELFGEIEDERRIIKTAEVRWNGESLIIPGSMKIDEFNDTYLFTVLRYGGIENLGDELEDSILPSEEDHETVAGFVFDLFGRFPEQGDTISYGNLAFTVYKVSGKRITEIRVERDNKEEANVA from the coding sequence ATGGACGATATATCCATAAGCTATAATTTGTTTTTAATAATATTGCTTCTTTTCCTATCAGGATTCTTCTGTATAGCTGAGGGTGCTTTATTCTCATTAGGAAGACATCAACTCGATAGACTAAGAAAAGAAGGCACCAAAAGCTCTAAGCTTATTGATAAACTTCTTTTAGATCCCTACAAGCTTATTATCACAATTCTGTTTGCCGATGAGGTAGTCAATATAGCCTATACAAGTGTTATAGGTCTAACAGTGAATGCTATCCTAATAAATTATTCTGAGCAGACCATAATGCTTGCATCTGTAGCAGTTGCCTCGCCAACACTTCTTTTGCTCGGCGAGATCGGACCTAAAACCCTGGGGGTAAAATACCCTAGAATTATTGCAACTGCAGTTTCATACCCTCTTCACCTATTCCATGTACTGATAACACCGATAAGATGGGTTCTTATGGTTGCATCGATTGGTTTTACAAGAGTGCTTGGCGGCAAAATAGAACCTGAGCAAAAAGAAAAATTCTCCCCAGAGGAAGTAAAGACACTTGTTGGCATAGGAAGTGAAGAAGGCGTTATTACCGACATTGAACGCAAACTCGTTGGAAGCTTATTTAAACTCGAAGACGTCCCAGCGCACAAAATAATGACCCCTTCAATTGACTGTTTCTTGCTGCCTGCAGATCTGTCCAGAACAGACGCACTATATGAAATTAAGAAGAGAGGGTTTTCTAGAACCCCAGTTTATAAAGATAGCAAGGACAATATAGTTGGTGTTCTTTACGCCAAAGACCTTCTTTCTTTTGAGTTGTCAGAAGAGAAAACTATAAAAAAATTACTTAAACCGCCTTATTTCATACCCCGCACAAAAGTGGCGTTTGATCTTCTAAAAGAGTTTCAGCAGCAGCGGATTCATATTGCAATCGTGGTAGACGAGTACGGAAGATTTGACGGCATTGTAACTATGGAAGATCTGTTGGAGGAGCTATTTGGGGAAATAGAAGATGAGAGAAGGATTATTAAAACTGCCGAGGTTAGGTGGAACGGGGAGTCGCTTATAATACCCGGTAGTATGAAGATTGATGAGTTTAACGATACATACTTATTTACTGTTCTAAGATACGGCGGGATTGAAAACTTGGGGGATGAGCTTGAAGATTCTATTCTCCCATCAGAGGAAGACCATGAGACAGTTGCCGGGTTTGTATTTGATCTGTTCGGCCGCTTCCCGGAGCAGGGAGACACTATTTCCTATGGAAACTTGGCGTTTACAGTTTACAAAGTTTCTGGAAAGCGGATAACAGAAATAAGAGTAGAAAGAGACAATAAAGAGGAAGCTAATGTCGCTTGA
- the thiL gene encoding thiamine-phosphate kinase, with amino-acid sequence MIDELSALNTIEERFNKASRDVKLGIGDDAAAVKFDKDMLVLTTTDAQVEDVHFIKSLINPSELARKAVAVSVSDIAAMGGIPKFILASVGFSPDENEQYLDQLISGFKNAEDEFGVRLIGGNLSSSEKLFLDITVLGQVEPESMVRRSGARPGDLIYVSGNLGDSALGLKVLSDDQAPKQTQKLIDRHLHPNPRLSLGRELVENVIPASMIDVSDGLLLDLERITLIQELGARIDIEKIPRSQEYIENVDKYCDDKYEMALSGGEDYELLFTCDESRRMDIQNISENLNIQITEIGTVTESTSIDLISSSGEYKTLNKRGFVHFNS; translated from the coding sequence ATGATAGATGAGCTAAGTGCTCTTAATACTATTGAAGAGCGGTTTAATAAGGCATCAAGAGATGTCAAACTTGGAATTGGCGATGACGCGGCGGCCGTAAAATTTGATAAGGACATGCTTGTTCTTACTACGACCGATGCTCAAGTTGAAGACGTCCACTTTATAAAATCTCTAATAAATCCCTCAGAGCTTGCACGAAAAGCGGTCGCAGTTTCAGTAAGCGACATAGCAGCCATGGGGGGTATACCTAAATTTATTCTTGCATCCGTTGGTTTCTCACCTGATGAAAATGAGCAGTACCTAGATCAATTGATTTCAGGTTTTAAAAATGCGGAAGATGAATTTGGCGTAAGACTTATTGGAGGGAATTTGTCTTCTTCAGAAAAATTATTTCTAGACATTACAGTGCTCGGACAGGTTGAACCTGAATCCATGGTTAGAAGAAGCGGAGCAAGACCAGGAGATCTTATCTATGTGAGCGGTAATTTGGGTGATTCTGCACTTGGACTTAAGGTGCTTTCAGATGATCAAGCACCTAAGCAAACGCAGAAACTAATAGACAGGCATCTTCACCCCAATCCTAGACTCTCACTTGGAAGAGAACTTGTAGAAAATGTGATACCAGCTTCCATGATTGATGTTAGTGACGGGCTGCTTTTAGATTTAGAGCGTATTACATTAATACAAGAACTAGGCGCAAGGATTGATATTGAAAAAATACCTAGGTCTCAAGAGTATATAGAAAATGTGGATAAGTATTGTGACGATAAATATGAAATGGCTCTGAGTGGAGGAGAAGATTACGAACTCCTTTTCACTTGTGATGAATCCAGAAGAATGGATATTCAAAACATATCTGAAAATCTAAACATTCAAATTACCGAAATTGGAACTGTAACAGAGTCCACTTCAATTGACTTGATCAGTTCCAGCGGGGAATACAAGACTTTAAATAAGAGAGGATTTGTTCACTTTAACAGTTAA
- the arsC gene encoding arsenate reductase (glutaredoxin) (This arsenate reductase requires both glutathione and glutaredoxin to convert arsenate to arsenite, after which the efflux transporter formed by ArsA and ArsB can extrude the arsenite from the cell, providing resistance.) yields the protein MGKQKITIYQKPTCTTCRKVLKILRESGTDFDSVNYFEQPFNKKTLTSLIKSLGIPPKNLLRKNEAIYKELGLSKKELTDSEIINLMIEHPNLIQRPIVVKDNEVILSRPAEKIQKFI from the coding sequence ATGGGAAAACAGAAAATCACTATTTACCAAAAACCAACTTGTACTACATGTAGAAAAGTTCTTAAGATTCTAAGAGAGTCAGGGACCGATTTTGATAGTGTTAACTATTTCGAACAGCCATTTAATAAAAAGACTCTTACGAGCTTAATAAAAAGCCTAGGAATTCCTCCAAAAAACCTTCTTAGAAAAAATGAGGCCATATATAAAGAGCTTGGTCTATCTAAAAAAGAACTTACAGACTCTGAGATTATAAATCTAATGATCGAGCATCCCAATCTTATTCAAAGACCTATAGTGGTTAAAGACAATGAAGTAATTCTTTCCAGACCTGCTGAAAAAATCCAAAAATTTATATAG
- a CDS encoding antibiotic biosynthesis monooxygenase family protein has protein sequence MSNVILINPFEVPKGKEEECLQMWERGAEYLKKQPGYINTKLHQSMLPDSKFHFVNVAEWETPEAFFKAVQSEEFLKIVEGSMDAYPHYPCLYTIIRN, from the coding sequence ATGAGTAATGTAATTCTTATTAATCCATTTGAAGTTCCTAAAGGGAAGGAAGAGGAGTGTCTACAAATGTGGGAGAGAGGGGCTGAGTATTTAAAGAAACAGCCGGGGTATATAAATACAAAGCTTCATCAATCCATGCTTCCGGACTCAAAGTTTCATTTCGTAAATGTCGCAGAGTGGGAAACTCCAGAGGCATTCTTCAAAGCTGTACAAAGTGAGGAGTTTCTTAAAATAGTTGAAGGAAGTATGGATGCATATCCTCATTACCCCTGTCTATACACAATAATAAGAAATTAG
- a CDS encoding MarR family transcriptional regulator, whose product MRTQRGDLVTDLILDVFKLSGLLVSEGDQLTAELGLTSARWKVLGAVALAEKPLTVSQIARTMGQSRQSVQRIANRLIDQGIFIYQNNPAHKRARLLKLTKKGQKIFSKLDTIQAPWANMSGQRFKVAELKTALNVLRELIEYYEN is encoded by the coding sequence ATGCGTACGCAAAGAGGCGACTTGGTAACAGATCTTATTCTCGATGTCTTTAAACTCAGCGGACTTTTGGTATCGGAAGGAGACCAGCTTACAGCTGAATTAGGGCTTACAAGTGCCAGATGGAAAGTTCTTGGAGCAGTAGCTTTGGCAGAAAAACCTTTGACCGTTTCACAAATTGCGAGGACAATGGGACAATCAAGACAAAGCGTTCAGCGAATAGCAAATAGACTTATAGATCAAGGAATATTTATTTATCAAAACAATCCTGCACATAAACGGGCACGTCTTTTAAAACTGACGAAGAAAGGACAAAAGATATTTTCAAAATTAGACACTATCCAAGCACCTTGGGCCAACATGTCAGGACAGAGATTTAAAGTTGCTGAGCTGAAAACCGCTTTAAATGTTCTGAGAGAACTTATTGAATACTATGAGAATTAA
- a CDS encoding YifB family Mg chelatase-like AAA ATPase → MIAKVFSSAVLGVDAYLVEVEVDIALGFPQFTTVGLPDGAVKESKERVRAAIKNCGYEFPQRRITVNLAPADIRKEGSSYDLPISLGILAATGLIDHEKLSEYIILGELSLDGKIKSIKGALPCSICARDSKLKGIILPKENAKEAAVVDGIDVLAPDSLQELVEFFAGKREIEPTKVNVQSIFKQAKEYQIDFHEVKGQEHVKRALEVAASGGHNLLMIGSPGTGKTMLARRLPTILPDMSFEEALETTKIYSVSGLLKDHSSLFATRPFRAPHHTVSDAGLIGGGAIPKPGEVSLAHNGILFLDELPEFKKNVLEVLRQPLEDAMVTISRAITSITYPSGFMLMAAMNPCPCGYLGDPKKECSCTPIQIHRYRAKVSGPLLDRIDIHVEVPSVKYKELSDDSGGETSALIQERVNRAREIQKERFLGKGIYSNSQMTPAMVRKQSQPDPQGIKLLETAIDKLGLSARAYDRILKVSRTIADLDESDTVLSHHISEAIQYRSLDRNLI, encoded by the coding sequence ATGATAGCCAAAGTTTTTAGCAGCGCAGTTTTGGGAGTTGATGCATATCTAGTTGAGGTAGAGGTTGATATTGCACTCGGGTTCCCGCAGTTCACAACCGTTGGGCTGCCCGATGGTGCTGTAAAAGAGAGCAAAGAAAGAGTCAGAGCAGCTATTAAAAACTGCGGATATGAGTTCCCTCAAAGAAGAATCACCGTAAATCTTGCCCCTGCTGACATACGAAAAGAAGGATCCTCTTATGATTTGCCCATATCACTTGGAATACTTGCAGCAACAGGGCTTATTGATCACGAGAAGCTATCTGAGTACATCATATTAGGAGAGCTTTCACTAGACGGTAAGATTAAATCCATAAAAGGCGCCCTGCCTTGTTCTATTTGTGCTAGGGACTCAAAACTTAAAGGCATAATACTGCCTAAAGAGAATGCAAAAGAAGCTGCTGTCGTCGATGGCATCGATGTCTTAGCGCCGGATTCCCTCCAAGAACTAGTTGAGTTTTTCGCAGGAAAAAGGGAAATTGAACCAACTAAAGTAAATGTACAATCAATATTCAAACAGGCTAAGGAATATCAGATTGATTTTCACGAGGTAAAGGGCCAAGAGCATGTAAAAAGAGCTCTTGAAGTTGCTGCAAGCGGAGGCCACAACCTACTTATGATAGGATCTCCTGGAACAGGTAAAACAATGCTGGCGCGGCGCCTGCCTACAATTCTTCCTGATATGAGTTTTGAGGAAGCTTTAGAGACCACAAAGATTTATTCAGTCTCCGGGCTTCTAAAAGATCACTCCTCTCTTTTTGCCACAAGGCCCTTCAGAGCCCCTCATCACACTGTTAGTGACGCAGGCTTAATTGGAGGAGGTGCTATTCCGAAACCGGGCGAAGTGAGCCTTGCACATAACGGTATATTATTTCTAGATGAGCTTCCTGAATTCAAAAAGAATGTACTGGAAGTTTTGCGCCAGCCGCTTGAAGACGCAATGGTTACTATATCAAGAGCTATAACCTCTATTACATATCCCTCAGGTTTTATGCTGATGGCTGCTATGAACCCGTGCCCATGCGGGTACCTTGGAGATCCGAAAAAAGAATGCTCTTGCACTCCTATACAAATACACAGATATAGAGCGAAGGTCTCTGGACCGCTTCTGGATCGAATTGATATCCATGTTGAAGTGCCCTCAGTAAAATATAAGGAGCTCTCAGATGACTCAGGCGGTGAGACCTCCGCCCTTATACAAGAGCGTGTGAACCGAGCTAGGGAAATACAGAAAGAGCGCTTTTTAGGAAAAGGCATATACTCAAATTCTCAAATGACTCCGGCAATGGTCAGAAAACAATCTCAGCCTGACCCACAGGGCATTAAGCTTTTAGAAACTGCAATTGATAAGCTTGGCCTTAGCGCCAGGGCATATGACAGAATTTTAAAAGTCTCTCGCACCATAGCTGATCTGGATGAATCAGATACGGTGCTCTCTCATCATATTTCAGAAGCTATACAGTACCGCTCTCTTGATAGAAATTTAATTTAA
- a CDS encoding NAD(P)H-binding protein, whose protein sequence is MRVCILGASGGIGRYIVSKSLAMGYEVSCQTRDADNLTQFSDQVRVYEFHPTDSERLSEFVAGADVVVFALGADILGPSTLFSQVTKTLIALMTEHNIARLITITGVGAGETKGHGGFIYDWIGYPLITKRIYKDKDLQESLIKKSSLDWIIVRPAVFTNREQKNALQVVTEILPDTVLRRVSRQEVAEFVVDQFKSNTYLHKCPFIGRP, encoded by the coding sequence ATGAGAGTTTGTATTTTAGGTGCAAGTGGTGGTATTGGTAGGTACATAGTAAGTAAATCATTAGCTATGGGTTATGAGGTATCATGCCAAACGCGTGATGCTGATAATCTTACTCAGTTTTCTGATCAAGTGAGGGTCTATGAGTTTCATCCAACTGACTCAGAAAGACTAAGCGAATTCGTAGCAGGAGCGGATGTAGTCGTGTTTGCATTAGGGGCAGATATCCTGGGCCCGAGTACTCTATTCTCACAAGTAACTAAAACTCTTATCGCGCTCATGACTGAACATAACATAGCTCGATTAATTACGATAACAGGAGTGGGTGCAGGTGAAACTAAAGGTCACGGCGGATTTATCTATGACTGGATTGGCTATCCACTAATTACAAAAAGGATCTATAAAGACAAAGATTTACAAGAGTCGCTGATCAAAAAATCAAGTTTAGATTGGATCATAGTAAGACCTGCGGTTTTCACCAATCGAGAACAAAAAAATGCACTTCAAGTGGTTACTGAAATTCTTCCAGACACAGTTCTAAGAAGAGTCTCGCGTCAAGAAGTCGCAGAGTTTGTAGTGGATCAGTTTAAGAGCAATACCTACTTACATAAATGTCCATTTATAGGGCGACCATAA